One region of Drosophila kikkawai strain 14028-0561.14 chromosome 2R, DkikHiC1v2, whole genome shotgun sequence genomic DNA includes:
- the LOC108078422 gene encoding uncharacterized protein, whose product MVPLRLCLCILLFSWVLLEAAQAAGIGELPTYQGLCQQQGDMCGVQCRVAGGADGLCNKVGLCICRPL is encoded by the exons ATGGTACCCCTGCGCCTCTGTCTGTGTATTTTGCTATTCTCCTGGGTTCTTCTGGAAGCTGCCCAGGCAGCAG GCATCGGCGAGTTGCCCACGTACCAAGGTCTGTGCCAGCAGCAGGGAGATATGTGTGGCGTTCAATGCCGCGTAGCTGGCGGAGCGGATGGACTTTGCAACAAAGTGGGTCTCTGCATCTGCCGACCCTTGTAG